The sequence GGGCAGATTCACTTTCGCGCTGTCTGGCGGACGTTCACCACGATCCCTTTACCGCAAACTTGCAACCGGTGTCGGACCGGAGCTGATGAGACGCTACGACATACCTGTTCCGGATTGCGCGGTTCCCATGCAGGACAACCTGATCGTCATGCCATGGAGCAGAACGCTGATTTTCTGGGGAGATGAACGGTGCGTCTCTCCCGACCATCCGGACAGCAACTACAGAATGGCGGCTGAAACCCTCCTTGACGCGCCGGGCATTGCTCCGGCTCAGGTGTTCGGTATGCCGTGCGGCCAACGATACCTGCCCGCAGAGGCAGCGAAGCTCTATGAAAACCGGATAAGGGACGCATTCAATTGCAGAAAAACCGGAACGGCAGATAATATACCGGTTTTTGACCTCATACTGCTCGGACTCGGAGATGACGGGCATACGGCTTCGCTCTTCCCCGGAGACACCGATGCCCTGAATGAATCGAACAGTCTGGTCATTGCCGTTAACGTTCCGGAAGCGACTCCCCCTGAACGGCTGACCATGACCCTGCCGCTCATCAACCGGGCAAAAACCGTAATTTTTTTTACCTCGGGAGAAAAAAGGGCTGAACTTGCCGGTAAAATCATCCGAAAGAGTGTCAGCCCCAACCTTCCTGCCGGAATGGTGAGACCGTCGAACGGAAAACTCTTCTGGTTCATATCGGTACCTTCATCCCTGAAGATCTGTCGGCGGTCCCCATGAACCGACTGAATAGCTGTCGGGCACTCTGCCCGAAAGAGCGTCCCTGATGGCATCGATAATGGCCCAGGAATATTCCACGCTGTCCTGGCGGATAAAGTTCATCTGATCGCCATCGAGTGCATCGAGCAGCAAACGGTGGTAGGGAGTCATCCCCGGCTGCGAAAATGAACCCCTGTAATCGAATTTCATATAGACCGGATCGGTAATGACCGACTCTCCGGGACGCTTCGCTCCGAATCTGATTGCAATGGTCTCTTCCGGTTGTATTCGAAGAATGACCTGATTGGCTGTATAGCTGCAACTTTCAGCCGGGCCGAAAAAGTTCTGCGGCGGGCATGCAAACGTAATGACTATCTCGGTAACGGTTTCGGCAAGGTTCTTGCCTGCCCTGATGAGAAAAGGCACCCCTTTCCATCGCCAGTTGTCCACGAAAAAGTTCACTGCGGCAAAAGTCTCCGTTCTGGAGTCCGCCGCCACGTGCCGTTCCGAACGATACCCGTCATACTGCCCGATAACCACAGACTGTTCGATGGTTCGGGACGTTATCCGCCGGATCGACCGCAGCACCTTGGACTTTTCATCGCGAACTGCATCTGCGGAAAGATCGACAGGGGGTTCCATCGCGACGGAAGCAAGCAACTGCAACCCATGGTTCTGGACTATATCCCTGAGCAATCCGGTCTGATCGTAGAAGGCTCCCCGGTCACGGATCCCGAAATTTTCTGCAATGGTAATGTCGACACGGGCAATGTGGTTGCGGTTCCAGAGCGGTTCGAAAATGCCGTTTGAAAACCTGAACACAAGTATATTCTGGACAGTCTCCTTGCCAAGGTAGTGGTCGATGCGAAATATCTGCTCTTCGCTGAATGCCGATCCGATCTCGGTGTTCAGCTCCCTGGCGGAATGCAGGTCGGTACCGTAAGGCTTCTCGACAACGATCTTCCTCCATCCGCCGCACTCCATGTTCTTTCCCCCGAGACCGGCTTCACGGAGATTGCGCACAATGACAGGGGCAAGAGCGGGCGGTGTGGAAAGATAGAACAACAGGTGGCTGCAGAGACCGGGCTCTCCTGACACATGCATGATCTCTCTCTGCAGGCTATGGTAATCCTCGATCTTCTCGAGATCGACCTGTACGTAAAACAACCTGAGGCAGAAGGATGCGAAATGCTCCTCATCATCGATCGTTCCCGGAGAAAACAAAAGGATCTTCTCCCTTACCTGAGTGCGGAACGCTTCATGTGACAGATCGCCCCGGCCAACGGCTATGATCCGGTAAGCGCCTGACAGGTGACCCCACCGGGCGAGCTGATAAAACGAAGGATAGAGCTTGCGGGCCGCAAGATCGCTGTTGGCCCCGAAAAGCACCATGGTAAAATTCACCGGTTCATCCTGCATGCCCAGCCTCCCCGTTATGGTTCAGGTGTAAAACCATGCCCACCGAACTCATGGCGGAGAGCGGCAACGACCTTGTCTGAAAAATTATCCTCACTGCGCGATCGGTAGCGACGAAAAAGAGACGCTGCGATGACCGGAATGGAAACCTGCTGCTCAAGCGCCGTTTCAACCGTCCAGCGACCCTCGCCGGAATCGGCTATCTCTCCGGAAAGGTAGCCGAGTTTGCCGTCTCTGCTGAAAGCCTGAGCGGCAAGATCCATAAGCCAGCCTCTGATGACGGAACCATGCGCCCATACTGAGGCGACCTGTTCATGATCGAGTTCGAATCCGCTGGTTTCCAGTAGATCGAATCCCTCGCCGATCGCCTGCATCATACCGTACTCGATACCGTTATGAACCATCTTCACGTAGTGTCCCGATCCTGAAGGGCCCATATGACCGTAACCGTCCGGAACGCAGAGATCCTGAAGCAGCGGTTCGATAACGGCAAAACCTTCCGGGTCGCCACCGACCATGATACTCGCGCCATGCCGGGCACCCTCGAGCCCGCCGCTCGTTCCGGCATCGAGAAAAATAACTCCTTTTTCAGTGAGCGAGCGGGCTCTTCTCTGCGTATCGGTGAACCGCGAGTTCCCGCCGTCAACCACAACGTCCCCCGGATCGAGAAAGGGAACGAGAGCCTGCAGCACATCATCCACCGGCTTGCCTGCAGGCACCATCATCCAGACGATTCTGGGATGCTGCAGGATGTCTGCAAGGCGTTCAAGGGAATCTGCTGGTTCAGCTCCCTGACGGCTGAGCGCTTCAACAGCTTCGGGTGAGATATCGTACACGGCAACATCCCAGCCATCTTCCAGCAGGTGTTCCACCATATTGAAACCCATTTTACCCAGACCGACAAAACCAGTGTTCACTGTAAACCTCCCTGAAATTGTTACTCCATGCTCTCCCTGTACCAACCGCTTGCCGTCGTCTCTGAGGCATAACGGCTGAACGCGGACGGCAGTTCCCGAAGTTCGGCGGCTGCCTGTTCGACAGGGCCGGTTTTAGCAGCCTGCTCTATCGACGATGCCAGCGATCTCAGCTCTTCGGCAGCTACCGTCGCGGCGGCCCCTTTGATGGTATGGGAGATATGACGGACCTCTTCGCGATCCCCTCTCTTTACAGCTTCCTGAAGATCCCGTATCTGCAGTGGAGTATCGAGCATAAACTGGGATATGATGATCCTGATGATCTCCTCATCATTCTGAAGACGCTGCAGAAGCTCATCGATCCGGAAAACATCTCCGGCAGGCCTGATATTTGCACCACCGGATAAATCATCCTCCCTCTGCATTTGACTCTGCATGTTTTTAAACAAATAAGTGTTGATAATAAATGCAAGATCCGATTTCTGCACGGGTTTAGCAAGGTAATCGTCCATACCTGCCGCGAGACACCTCTCCTTGTCTCCCTGTATCGCATGCGCCGTCATGGCAACTATGACAACATCCCTGTTGACGGCCAGTTCCGGTTTGTTCCGGATATGGAAAGCGGTTTCATATCCATCCATGCGTGGCATCTGGCAGTCCATCAGCACCAGGTCATAACGTTTCTCGCTGAGCATCAGAAGCGCTTCGCATCCATCTTCGGCGAGATCCGCATGATAACCGAGTTTGAGAAGCATGCAAATCGCAACCTGCTGGTTGACCCTGCTATCCTCCACCAGCAAAATCCGGTAGTCAGGGTTGAGCGACTGCAGCTGAGGGGTAACCACTGTACCTTTGGTGCCCTGAGTCCGACTGTCAGGAGGCCGGGATCCCTGAGCCACAACAGCGGCAGTCACCTGCAGCAATTCGCCGAGATGTAACGGTTTGACAAGCAAGGCGAATATCCATGCTCGATGCTTTTTCCTGATATCATCTGCCTGGCCTGCCGAAACGAGCACTATGACCCGAAGTCGGGAAGAGTTTTCAGCCGCAGCAAACAACTC comes from Chlorobium limicola DSM 245 and encodes:
- the pgl gene encoding 6-phosphogluconolactonase; this encodes MAEKNPFFITGNEAGITEYAAGLIISKAWQAAADRGRFTFALSGGRSPRSLYRKLATGVGPELMRRYDIPVPDCAVPMQDNLIVMPWSRTLIFWGDERCVSPDHPDSNYRMAAETLLDAPGIAPAQVFGMPCGQRYLPAEAAKLYENRIRDAFNCRKTGTADNIPVFDLILLGLGDDGHTASLFPGDTDALNESNSLVIAVNVPEATPPERLTMTLPLINRAKTVIFFTSGEKRAELAGKIIRKSVSPNLPAGMVRPSNGKLFWFISVPSSLKICRRSP
- the zwf gene encoding glucose-6-phosphate dehydrogenase, whose protein sequence is MQDEPVNFTMVLFGANSDLAARKLYPSFYQLARWGHLSGAYRIIAVGRGDLSHEAFRTQVREKILLFSPGTIDDEEHFASFCLRLFYVQVDLEKIEDYHSLQREIMHVSGEPGLCSHLLFYLSTPPALAPVIVRNLREAGLGGKNMECGGWRKIVVEKPYGTDLHSARELNTEIGSAFSEEQIFRIDHYLGKETVQNILVFRFSNGIFEPLWNRNHIARVDITIAENFGIRDRGAFYDQTGLLRDIVQNHGLQLLASVAMEPPVDLSADAVRDEKSKVLRSIRRITSRTIEQSVVIGQYDGYRSERHVAADSRTETFAAVNFFVDNWRWKGVPFLIRAGKNLAETVTEIVITFACPPQNFFGPAESCSYTANQVILRIQPEETIAIRFGAKRPGESVITDPVYMKFDYRGSFSQPGMTPYHRLLLDALDGDQMNFIRQDSVEYSWAIIDAIRDALSGRVPDSYSVGSWGPPTDLQG
- the gnd gene encoding phosphogluconate dehydrogenase (NAD(+)-dependent, decarboxylating) — translated: MNTGFVGLGKMGFNMVEHLLEDGWDVAVYDISPEAVEALSRQGAEPADSLERLADILQHPRIVWMMVPAGKPVDDVLQALVPFLDPGDVVVDGGNSRFTDTQRRARSLTEKGVIFLDAGTSGGLEGARHGASIMVGGDPEGFAVIEPLLQDLCVPDGYGHMGPSGSGHYVKMVHNGIEYGMMQAIGEGFDLLETSGFELDHEQVASVWAHGSVIRGWLMDLAAQAFSRDGKLGYLSGEIADSGEGRWTVETALEQQVSIPVIAASLFRRYRSRSEDNFSDKVVAALRHEFGGHGFTPEP